The following are encoded together in the Deltaproteobacteria bacterium genome:
- a CDS encoding acyl-CoA dehydrogenase family protein, protein MRPEIDFYGIDELLNEEERLVRDSVRAFVDERVMPIIQKHYRAGTFPKELVPDIARLGLLGSTLKEYGGAGVGPTAYGLINQELERGDSGIRSFVSVQSGLVIYPIYAFGSPEQKERWLPRLIRGEAIGCFGLTEPDFGSNPTGMRTTARRDGSGFILNGTKRWITNGNLADVAVVWAKLDDQVMGFLVERGAPGFSTVEIEGKLSLRASVTSELIFEDCRIPGDAIFPGVQGMRGPLSCLTQARYGIAWGATGAAMACFEEALSYAKERVQFDRPIAGFQLTQAKLVEMYSDIVQAQLLCLRLGQLKAAGKASPVAVSLAKRNNVAMALRIARVAREILGASGIVDDYAAMRHMCNLESVYTYEGTHDIHTLIVGQALTGIPAFSGSGR, encoded by the coding sequence ATGCGACCCGAGATCGATTTCTACGGTATCGATGAGCTCTTGAACGAAGAGGAGCGGCTGGTCCGCGACTCCGTGCGCGCGTTCGTCGACGAGCGCGTGATGCCGATCATCCAGAAGCACTACCGCGCGGGGACCTTTCCCAAGGAGCTGGTCCCCGACATCGCGCGCCTCGGGCTGCTCGGCTCGACGCTCAAGGAGTACGGCGGCGCCGGTGTGGGCCCGACGGCCTACGGCCTCATCAACCAGGAGCTCGAGCGCGGCGACTCGGGCATCCGCTCGTTCGTCTCGGTCCAGAGCGGGCTCGTCATCTACCCGATCTACGCCTTCGGCAGCCCCGAGCAGAAGGAGCGCTGGTTGCCGCGGCTCATCCGGGGCGAGGCGATCGGCTGCTTCGGGCTGACCGAGCCCGATTTCGGCTCGAACCCGACGGGGATGCGCACCACCGCGCGGCGCGACGGGAGCGGCTTCATCCTGAACGGCACCAAGCGCTGGATCACGAACGGCAACCTGGCCGACGTGGCGGTGGTCTGGGCCAAGCTCGACGACCAGGTGATGGGCTTCCTCGTCGAGCGCGGGGCTCCGGGCTTCTCGACCGTCGAGATCGAGGGAAAACTCTCGCTCCGCGCGTCGGTGACGAGCGAGCTCATCTTCGAGGACTGCCGCATCCCGGGCGACGCCATCTTCCCCGGTGTCCAGGGGATGCGCGGCCCGCTCTCGTGCCTCACGCAGGCGCGCTACGGCATCGCCTGGGGGGCGACCGGGGCGGCGATGGCCTGCTTCGAGGAGGCGCTCTCCTACGCCAAGGAGCGGGTGCAGTTCGACCGACCGATCGCCGGCTTTCAGCTCACGCAGGCCAAGCTGGTCGAGATGTACAGCGACATCGTGCAGGCGCAGCTCCTCTGTCTGCGCCTCGGGCAGCTCAAGGCCGCGGGGAAGGCGAGCCCCGTGGCGGTCTCCCTGGCCAAGCGGAACAACGTGGCCATGGCGCTGCGCATCGCGCGCGTGGCGCGTGAGATCCTGGGTGCGAGCGGCATCGTGGACGACTACGCGGCGATGCGGCACATGTGCAACCTCGAGTCGGTCTACACCTACGAGGGGACGCACGACATCCACACCTTGATCGTCGGGCAAGCGCTGACGGGCATTCCGGCCTTCTCGGGCAGCGGGAGGTGA
- a CDS encoding response regulator, protein MIDAGIMARQRVLVVEDDPAMAQLEAQVLEEAGLEARVVHGLQAATHALQSYAPDLVVLDYRLPDGNALELLDRLSAALSHLPVVVVTAADEVQLAVELMKRGVKDYLVKDGRTIDLLPEIARRVLEQTRLRRELDRARAEKGCLEERLAAAEARYRAQVENSQRLEAIGRLAGGIAHDFNNLLMSVLASAQLLQSRLPPGPDHEDLDVIVSATQRATSLTRQLLMFGRRQRMALAPVGVNEVVLDLMQLIQRTIGEDILITLRLDAKVPPIQADVGQLEQVLLNLCINARDAMPEGGKLVISTREASLAAEEVRENPEAQAGPHVVLTVADTGSGIAEESLAHIFEPYFSTKEPGARGTGLGLATVHGIVHQHRGIIRVESSSGQGTSFLVFLPASSQPARPRRPTPAPAPAPLPPGQGTVLVVEDEAPLRQVIERVLSESGYRLVVAPNGAEALRLFEKSPEAFDVALIDAVMPLMGGRQLLAEIRKVRPHLPVVLMSGYEESHDLQAGLDDYVLFAAKPIGADELCARVRTALRRRRPVTP, encoded by the coding sequence ATGATCGACGCGGGAATCATGGCGCGACAGCGGGTCCTCGTGGTCGAGGACGACCCGGCGATGGCGCAACTCGAGGCCCAGGTCCTCGAGGAGGCCGGCCTCGAGGCCCGGGTGGTGCACGGGCTGCAGGCGGCAACGCACGCCCTCCAGAGCTACGCCCCGGACCTGGTGGTCCTCGACTACCGCCTCCCCGATGGCAACGCCCTCGAGCTTCTGGACCGGCTCTCCGCCGCGTTGAGCCACCTGCCCGTCGTCGTGGTCACCGCCGCCGACGAGGTGCAGCTCGCCGTGGAGCTGATGAAGCGCGGTGTGAAGGACTACCTGGTCAAGGACGGCCGCACGATCGATCTCCTCCCCGAGATCGCGCGGCGAGTCCTCGAGCAGACGCGGTTGCGCCGCGAGCTCGACCGGGCGCGCGCCGAGAAGGGCTGCCTCGAGGAGCGCCTCGCCGCTGCGGAGGCCCGCTACCGGGCGCAGGTCGAGAATTCCCAACGCCTCGAGGCCATCGGCCGGCTCGCCGGTGGCATCGCCCACGACTTCAACAACCTTCTCATGAGCGTGCTCGCCTCCGCGCAGCTACTGCAGTCGCGGCTCCCACCGGGCCCCGACCACGAGGACCTGGACGTGATCGTCTCGGCCACGCAGCGCGCCACCTCGCTGACGAGACAGCTCCTGATGTTCGGGCGACGCCAGCGCATGGCTCTCGCCCCCGTCGGCGTCAATGAGGTCGTGCTGGACCTGATGCAGCTCATCCAGCGCACGATCGGCGAGGACATCCTCATCACCCTCCGCCTGGACGCGAAGGTCCCGCCGATCCAGGCCGACGTGGGGCAGCTCGAGCAGGTGCTGCTGAACCTCTGCATCAACGCGCGCGACGCGATGCCGGAGGGGGGCAAGCTCGTCATCTCGACGCGCGAGGCCTCGCTCGCCGCCGAGGAGGTGCGCGAAAACCCCGAGGCGCAGGCCGGTCCGCACGTGGTGCTCACGGTGGCGGACACGGGGTCCGGGATCGCCGAGGAGTCGCTGGCCCACATCTTCGAGCCCTACTTCTCGACGAAGGAACCCGGGGCGCGCGGCACCGGTCTCGGCCTGGCGACCGTGCACGGGATCGTGCACCAGCACCGCGGCATCATCCGGGTCGAGAGTTCCTCTGGCCAGGGGACCTCCTTCCTCGTCTTCCTGCCCGCGTCGTCGCAGCCCGCCCGGCCGCGGCGGCCCACCCCGGCACCCGCACCGGCACCGCTGCCGCCCGGGCAGGGAACGGTGCTGGTCGTCGAGGACGAGGCGCCGCTCCGCCAGGTGATCGAGCGCGTGCTCTCGGAGAGCGGCTACCGGCTGGTCGTCGCGCCGAACGGCGCCGAGGCGCTGCGCCTCTTCGAAAAGAGCCCCGAGGCGTTTGACGTGGCCCTCATCGACGCGGTGATGCCCCTCATGGGAGGGCGCCAGCTCCTCGCGGAGATCCGCAAGGTCCGCCCGCACCTGCCGGTGGTGCTGATGAGCGGCTACGAGGAATCGCACGACCTCCAGGCGGGGCTCGACGACTACGTGCTCTTCGCGGCCAAGCCGATCGGGGCCGACGAGCTCTGCGCCCGGGTGCGAACCGCCCTCAGGCGACGCCGTCCCGTCACCCCATGA
- a CDS encoding DUF2723 domain-containing protein, protein MAGRTRPRAGGRAQRQEQAPAIPATPRRARWELVALFVALAALYALTACPTIFSGDAPELAAAGATFGVPHPPGYPLYCLVANLWSRALPVGDVGWRLNLLSALAAAGAASLLGALLLRLGVGVAGALFGALSLALGATCWSQALISEVYAFDLLLGALALHFAGRARERRSVGAAVATAVLAGLWFGHRTVNVLYLPALLLLGWPALAGRLARPRVFLALLGAGAATLLVFAYLPLASRAQPLLDAGDPETWSRLWEHVTARVYRRYLLAGSVPAHLGQLFAGLPRELGVALLLAPVGAVLGWRRARGPTAALLYLVAANLAFAAVYHVPDAQVFVLPALLGLAALAGLAAHALLSHLPPRAGACALVALPVGLGAVNFGQNDLRGQTLARDFARDALDPAEPGAIVLTHVDSVSFGLWYVQAVERRRQDLLVLSRGRAVSWYQQQVQRQRPELALPSYEGPDAAIAWPALILERNAERTPVYVTADLAGFFGPSASAALRERYVELPAGLMTRLAPAARAPAPSVVVARNRAFWRAAWPHAVAARERVLETEQAALLLHYGSLRVLFARYALRHGEAAAAREAAEAVVALKVGPVLDAVNRVYRRQGHQYHMSRMPELAAGLAALATALEKGEVSLTAVRSQLEGPSPEGVPPPAPGAAPGPRSSGPLSVAESPAEEQNREGIARAQRGDLHGALAAFEAAVRRDPRHGGALFNRARALTSLGRLEEARQSYRALLVHHPAHVPALLGLGELLARDRPSEAQALYRRALAAPVDASLRTVLEERLEALGRAAAAAGAKAGPARADAPR, encoded by the coding sequence ATGGCCGGACGAACACGACCGCGGGCCGGGGGGCGTGCGCAGCGGCAGGAGCAGGCGCCGGCGATCCCCGCTACTCCGCGCCGGGCGCGCTGGGAGCTCGTCGCGCTCTTTGTCGCCCTGGCGGCGCTCTACGCCCTGACGGCTTGCCCCACGATCTTCTCCGGAGACGCGCCCGAGCTCGCGGCGGCGGGAGCGACGTTTGGCGTGCCTCACCCGCCGGGCTATCCGCTCTACTGCCTCGTGGCGAACCTCTGGTCCCGGGCGCTCCCCGTCGGAGACGTGGGCTGGCGTCTCAATCTGCTCTCCGCGCTGGCGGCGGCGGGCGCGGCCAGTCTGCTCGGGGCGCTGCTCCTCCGGCTCGGCGTCGGCGTAGCCGGGGCGCTCTTCGGGGCGCTCTCCCTCGCCCTCGGCGCGACCTGCTGGTCGCAGGCGCTCATCTCGGAGGTCTACGCCTTCGACCTGCTGCTTGGCGCCCTGGCGCTCCACTTCGCGGGGCGCGCGCGCGAGCGGCGCAGCGTCGGGGCAGCGGTGGCGACGGCTGTGCTCGCGGGCCTCTGGTTCGGGCACCGGACGGTGAACGTCCTCTACCTGCCGGCGCTGCTCCTCCTCGGCTGGCCGGCCCTCGCCGGGAGGCTCGCACGACCGCGCGTGTTCCTCGCGCTCCTCGGCGCGGGGGCCGCCACGCTGCTCGTGTTCGCGTACCTGCCGCTCGCGTCGCGGGCCCAGCCGCTGCTCGACGCGGGGGACCCGGAAACCTGGTCCCGTCTCTGGGAGCACGTCACGGCGCGGGTCTATCGACGGTACCTCCTCGCGGGCTCGGTTCCGGCCCACCTCGGCCAGCTCTTCGCCGGGCTGCCGCGGGAGCTCGGCGTGGCGCTGCTCCTCGCGCCCGTGGGGGCCGTCCTCGGGTGGCGACGCGCGCGCGGACCGACGGCCGCGCTCCTCTATCTCGTGGCGGCCAACCTCGCCTTCGCTGCGGTCTACCATGTGCCCGACGCGCAGGTATTCGTGCTGCCGGCGCTCCTCGGGCTGGCCGCGCTGGCCGGCCTCGCGGCGCACGCGCTCCTTTCGCACCTGCCGCCTCGCGCGGGGGCCTGCGCGCTCGTGGCTCTCCCCGTCGGGCTCGGGGCGGTGAACTTCGGACAGAACGACCTCCGCGGACAGACGCTCGCGCGGGACTTCGCGCGGGACGCGCTCGACCCCGCGGAGCCCGGCGCCATCGTGCTGACCCACGTGGACTCGGTCTCGTTCGGCCTCTGGTACGTGCAGGCCGTCGAGCGGCGGCGGCAGGACCTGCTCGTGCTCTCGCGCGGTCGCGCCGTGAGCTGGTATCAGCAGCAGGTGCAGCGACAGCGGCCGGAGCTCGCGCTGCCGAGCTACGAGGGACCCGACGCGGCGATCGCCTGGCCCGCGCTGATCCTGGAGCGCAACGCCGAACGCACCCCCGTCTACGTCACGGCGGACCTGGCCGGCTTCTTCGGGCCCTCGGCCTCGGCCGCGCTCCGCGAGCGGTACGTGGAGCTCCCCGCGGGGCTCATGACCCGGCTCGCGCCGGCCGCCCGGGCGCCCGCTCCGTCGGTGGTCGTGGCGCGAAACCGGGCTTTCTGGCGCGCGGCGTGGCCTCACGCCGTCGCGGCGCGCGAGCGGGTCCTCGAGACCGAGCAGGCGGCGCTCCTCCTGCACTACGGCAGCCTGCGGGTGCTCTTCGCCCGCTACGCGCTCCGTCACGGGGAGGCGGCGGCGGCGCGAGAGGCGGCCGAGGCGGTGGTGGCCCTGAAGGTCGGCCCCGTGCTCGACGCCGTGAACCGCGTCTATCGGCGGCAGGGTCACCAGTACCACATGAGCCGGATGCCCGAGCTCGCCGCGGGGCTCGCGGCGCTGGCGACGGCGCTCGAGAAGGGCGAGGTTTCGCTCACCGCAGTTCGGAGCCAGCTCGAGGGTCCGTCGCCCGAGGGCGTGCCCCCGCCGGCCCCCGGGGCCGCGCCGGGCCCTCGATCCTCGGGGCCGCTCTCCGTCGCCGAGAGCCCGGCCGAGGAGCAGAACCGGGAAGGGATCGCGCGGGCGCAGCGGGGCGACCTCCACGGAGCTCTCGCGGCGTTCGAGGCCGCGGTGCGCCGCGACCCGCGCCACGGCGGCGCGCTCTTCAACCGGGCGCGGGCGCTCACCTCGCTCGGGCGCCTCGAGGAGGCGCGTCAAAGCTATCGCGCGTTGCTCGTCCACCATCCGGCCCACGTGCCGGCGCTGCTCGGACTCGGGGAGCTCCTCGCCCGCGACCGCCCGAGCGAGGCCCAGGCGCTCTACCGTCGCGCGCTGGCCGCTCCGGTGGACGCCTCGCTCAGGACCGTGCTAGAGGAGCGCCTTGAGGCACTTGGGCGCGCGGCGGCGGCGGCGGGGGCGAAGGCAGGTCCCGCCCGTGCTGACGCGCCCCGGTGA
- a CDS encoding TIGR03960 family B12-binding radical SAM protein, whose product MIPRTPGQLEIELESLLLSVEKPGRYVGGELNAVVKDWAQVPLRLALAFPDVYEIGMPNLGLAILYDQVNQQSDMLAERVFVPWPDMQKGLRAAGLPLYSLESKHAIRDFDVLGVTLPYETLYTNLLALLDLSGVPLLAAERTREDPVVVAGGHATYNPEPVADFCDAFVIGEGENLILEVLRTVGAWKGGTGSRAELLEALARLPGVYVPSLYQVSYHADGTVEAIRPRHDGVPPTVRKHIAARLPPPVTRFLVPTLELVHNRVPIEIMRGCTRGCRFCHAGIIARPVRERSVEEVLAAAEAALEATGYEEVGLLSLSSSDYTQVLELVRAMTERFAGRQVNVSLPSLRIESFSAELMDVLQGQSRRGGFTLAPEAASERMREIINKPVSTEQVVTTARAIYGRGWQTIKLYFMIGHPQEGLDDVRAIAELARAVLNEGRRSLGGRAKVHVGVSTFVPKPHTPFQWVPCDGAEQIAAKQALLRSLLRDRNIKLSWTDARETMIEAWLSRGDRRLGAVILEAYRRGARFDAWREHFKDALWQEAFAAVGLDPAFYTHRERGADEVFPWEHLDPAVTKAFLREDYEWSLVGRTRQDCRDKCFACGILPKFKELRRANPGETWQCPEVGRAAHKAAAQSATEPPPRGAPLEPTA is encoded by the coding sequence GTGATCCCCCGTACCCCCGGCCAACTCGAAATCGAGCTCGAATCCCTGCTCCTCTCCGTCGAGAAGCCCGGTCGCTACGTCGGCGGCGAGCTCAACGCGGTGGTCAAGGACTGGGCGCAGGTCCCCCTGCGGCTCGCTCTCGCCTTCCCCGACGTCTACGAGATCGGCATGCCGAACCTGGGCCTGGCGATCCTCTACGATCAGGTGAACCAGCAGAGCGACATGCTCGCCGAACGGGTCTTCGTCCCCTGGCCCGACATGCAAAAGGGCCTCCGCGCGGCAGGACTCCCGCTCTACTCGCTCGAGAGCAAGCACGCCATCCGCGACTTCGACGTGCTCGGCGTGACGCTCCCCTACGAGACGCTCTACACCAACCTGCTCGCGCTCCTCGATCTCTCGGGGGTGCCGCTCCTCGCCGCGGAGCGCACGCGAGAGGACCCGGTCGTCGTCGCGGGAGGCCACGCCACCTACAACCCCGAGCCCGTAGCCGACTTCTGCGACGCCTTCGTGATCGGCGAGGGAGAGAACCTGATCCTCGAGGTCCTGCGCACCGTCGGAGCCTGGAAAGGTGGCACCGGCTCGCGCGCGGAGCTGCTCGAAGCGCTCGCCCGCCTCCCCGGGGTCTACGTGCCGAGCCTCTACCAGGTCAGCTACCACGCCGACGGCACCGTGGAGGCGATCCGGCCGCGTCACGACGGCGTGCCCCCGACCGTGCGCAAGCACATCGCCGCGCGGCTGCCACCGCCGGTCACGCGTTTTCTCGTCCCGACCCTCGAGCTCGTACACAACCGCGTCCCGATCGAGATCATGCGCGGCTGCACGCGTGGGTGCCGTTTCTGCCACGCCGGGATCATCGCGCGCCCCGTGCGGGAACGCTCCGTCGAAGAGGTCCTCGCCGCGGCCGAGGCGGCGCTCGAGGCCACGGGCTACGAAGAGGTCGGGCTCCTCTCCCTCTCCTCGTCGGATTACACCCAGGTCCTCGAGCTCGTGCGGGCCATGACCGAGCGCTTCGCGGGACGCCAGGTGAACGTCTCGCTCCCCTCGCTGCGCATCGAGTCCTTCTCCGCCGAGCTGATGGACGTCTTGCAGGGCCAGTCGCGGCGCGGCGGCTTCACCCTCGCCCCCGAGGCGGCGAGCGAGCGCATGCGCGAGATCATCAACAAGCCGGTCTCCACCGAGCAGGTGGTCACCACGGCCCGCGCGATCTACGGGCGCGGCTGGCAGACGATCAAGCTCTACTTCATGATCGGCCACCCGCAGGAGGGTCTCGACGACGTGCGCGCCATCGCCGAGCTCGCGCGCGCGGTGCTCAACGAAGGCCGCCGCTCCCTCGGTGGCCGCGCCAAGGTCCACGTCGGCGTGAGCACCTTCGTGCCGAAGCCCCACACGCCCTTCCAGTGGGTGCCCTGCGACGGCGCCGAGCAGATCGCGGCGAAGCAGGCCTTGCTGCGCAGCCTGCTGCGGGATCGCAACATCAAGCTGAGCTGGACCGACGCGCGCGAGACGATGATCGAGGCCTGGCTCTCGCGCGGCGACCGCCGCCTGGGCGCCGTGATCCTCGAGGCCTACCGCCGCGGGGCGCGCTTCGACGCCTGGCGCGAGCACTTCAAGGACGCGCTCTGGCAGGAGGCCTTCGCCGCGGTGGGGCTCGACCCCGCCTTCTACACCCACCGCGAGCGAGGCGCGGACGAGGTCTTCCCCTGGGAGCACCTCGACCCGGCGGTGACGAAGGCCTTCTTGCGCGAGGACTACGAGTGGAGCCTCGTCGGACGGACGCGCCAGGACTGCCGCGACAAGTGCTTCGCCTGCGGCATCCTCCCCAAGTTCAAGGAGCTCCGGCGCGCGAACCCGGGAGAGACCTGGCAATGCCCCGAGGTGGGCCGCGCCGCGCACAAGGCCGCCGCGCAGTCCGCGACGGAGCCGCCGCCGCGAGGCGCCCCGCTCGAGCCGACGGCCTGA
- a CDS encoding DUF2344 domain-containing protein, which translates to MNERLDDTATGDDAPLEADAAVEADAPLEADAALVPRAPRPAPPPAARRYRVRFAKDGALRFCGHLDLQRAFERALRRGKIPVVYSRGYHPRAKVQFGAALPLGCSSEGELLDLWVAVDGPSADELLAALARCAPPGFTPLDATELPCASRALPALVEAAEYRVRFEPPASADDLRERVAKLLAATTLPRRRREKDYDLRPLVEELEVAVGPSGETELLLRVSSREGRTGRPEEVLLALGLEPPKARVRRLRLVLAPEPPTVFPIDANVGQDSASEGSNTPLECCESSDSRNPRPA; encoded by the coding sequence ATGAACGAACGTCTGGACGATACCGCCACGGGCGACGACGCCCCTCTCGAGGCCGACGCCGCCGTCGAGGCCGACGCCCCTCTCGAGGCCGACGCCGCCCTGGTGCCGCGCGCCCCGCGCCCCGCGCCGCCGCCGGCCGCGCGCCGCTATCGCGTCCGCTTCGCCAAGGACGGCGCCTTGCGCTTCTGCGGCCACCTGGACCTGCAGCGCGCCTTCGAACGCGCGCTCCGCCGCGGCAAGATCCCCGTGGTGTACAGCCGCGGCTACCACCCGCGCGCGAAGGTGCAGTTCGGCGCCGCCCTGCCCCTCGGGTGCAGCAGCGAGGGCGAGCTCCTCGACCTCTGGGTCGCCGTCGACGGCCCCTCCGCAGACGAGCTCCTCGCGGCGCTCGCTCGCTGCGCCCCGCCCGGCTTCACCCCCCTCGACGCGACGGAGCTCCCGTGCGCCTCGCGCGCCCTGCCCGCGCTCGTCGAGGCGGCCGAGTACCGCGTGCGCTTCGAGCCCCCCGCCTCGGCCGACGATCTGCGCGAGCGGGTGGCAAAGCTCCTCGCCGCCACGACGCTGCCGCGTCGACGGCGCGAGAAGGACTACGACCTCCGGCCGCTCGTGGAAGAGCTCGAGGTCGCCGTCGGCCCGAGCGGCGAGACCGAGCTCCTCTTGCGCGTCTCGAGCCGTGAGGGACGAACGGGACGCCCCGAAGAGGTGCTCCTCGCGCTCGGGCTCGAGCCGCCCAAAGCACGGGTGCGTCGGCTCCGACTGGTCCTCGCGCCCGAGCCGCCGACGGTATTTCCCATCGACGCGAACGTGGGGCAGGACAGCGCGAGCGAGGGTTCTAATACTCCTTTGGAATGCTGCGAATCTTCCGATTCCAGGAATCCACGGCCTGCATGA
- the larB gene encoding nickel pincer cofactor biosynthesis protein LarB, whose protein sequence is MDRIAYLDDLARLDLDRQARAGIPEAIYGEGKTLDQVLQIATRLATECGRAIVTRLLPGWLEELRARLEPQLSVEGYGGRVAVVRRPGHRPAPSGGLIGLLAAGTSDIPVAEEARVAAEEMGCAVIHHYDVGVAGVHRLVEPLRELLARDVAAVVAVAGMEGALPTFVRGLVPCPVIGVPTSVGYGHGGRGEGALTTMLQSCAPGLTVVNIDNGFGAGATAALYANQLARAARRASTEGAP, encoded by the coding sequence ATGGATCGCATCGCCTACCTCGACGACCTCGCGCGCCTGGACCTGGACCGCCAGGCTCGCGCCGGGATCCCCGAGGCGATCTACGGTGAGGGGAAGACCCTCGACCAGGTGCTGCAGATCGCGACGCGCCTCGCGACCGAGTGCGGCCGCGCCATCGTGACCCGCCTGCTCCCCGGCTGGCTCGAGGAGCTGCGCGCCCGCCTCGAACCCCAGCTCTCCGTCGAGGGGTACGGGGGACGCGTGGCCGTGGTCCGCCGCCCGGGGCATCGGCCCGCGCCGTCGGGGGGCCTCATCGGGCTCCTCGCCGCGGGGACCTCCGACATCCCGGTGGCCGAGGAGGCCCGCGTCGCCGCCGAGGAGATGGGGTGCGCCGTGATCCACCACTACGACGTCGGCGTGGCCGGCGTGCACCGTCTCGTGGAGCCGCTCCGCGAGCTCCTGGCGCGCGACGTCGCGGCGGTCGTGGCGGTGGCCGGCATGGAGGGGGCGCTGCCCACCTTCGTGCGCGGCCTCGTCCCCTGCCCCGTGATCGGCGTGCCGACCTCCGTCGGGTACGGCCACGGCGGGCGCGGGGAGGGGGCGCTCACCACCATGCTGCAGAGCTGCGCCCCCGGCCTGACGGTGGTGAACATCGACAACGGCTTCGGCGCGGGCGCCACCGCGGCGCTCTACGCCAACCAGCTCGCCCGCGCGGCCCGACGGGCCTCGACCGAGGGCGCCCCGTGA
- the purE gene encoding 5-(carboxyamino)imidazole ribonucleotide mutase, whose amino-acid sequence MEGASPLVGILVGSERDLPVVAAAGQVLKKLGVSYEILVRSAHRTPDETLAYARAARQRGLKVLIAGAGLSAHLAGVLAANTTLPVIGVPMAVGSLNGQDALLSTVQMPPGIPVATVAIDGAANAGYLAAQIIAVSDEALAGRIEEDRAARRAHILAVPPVMG is encoded by the coding sequence GTGGAGGGAGCGTCGCCGCTCGTCGGCATTCTGGTGGGCAGCGAGCGGGACTTGCCCGTCGTGGCCGCCGCGGGCCAGGTGCTGAAGAAGCTCGGCGTGAGCTACGAGATCCTCGTCCGTTCGGCGCACCGCACGCCCGACGAGACCTTGGCCTACGCACGCGCGGCGCGGCAGCGCGGCCTAAAGGTCCTCATCGCGGGGGCGGGGCTATCGGCCCACCTCGCGGGGGTGCTGGCGGCCAACACCACGCTGCCCGTGATCGGGGTCCCGATGGCGGTCGGGTCGCTCAACGGCCAGGACGCGCTCCTCTCGACGGTGCAGATGCCGCCCGGGATCCCGGTGGCCACCGTGGCGATCGACGGCGCGGCGAACGCGGGCTACCTAGCGGCGCAGATCATCGCGGTCTCGGACGAGGCGCTCGCTGGACGAATCGAAGAGGACCGCGCCGCGCGGCGGGCCCACATCCTGGCCGTCCCCCCCGTCATGGGGTGA